The DNA sequence GACTGGACCGGAAACCCGGCGCATGCGCACAGGCTGCGACGATCGAATCCCGTGCGAACAGGGCGGCAAAACTCTCCCGCGGCCGGTGGCGGTGCGTGGCGAGGTAGCGGACGGCCTCATCGAAGACCGCCACGAACAGATCGATGTAAACGGAGCGGCCGACCGGATAGTTGCGCATTTTCCAGCGGTTTGCCCGGCCGTTCTGGCGGTACAGGCCGCCGGCGTTATAGGCGGCCGCCACCTTGGGCGGATCGAAGCGCGTCAGGCGGTACTGCCGGTTCAGATAGATGCCGATCATGCGGATATTGTTGGCCGGCTTCTCCAGCCAGGCCCGGTCGATCGACGGGTCGCGCAGCATGAAACGCGCGGTGCCGATCAAAATCTGGCCCAGCCCGACGGAAATCCGGCCTGGCGTCTTCCGGTCGCTGACATACCCGCGATAGGTCTTGTAAGCCCTTGGATTGAGCGCCGATTCATTGACGATGATCGTCAGGAACAACTCGGCCGGGACGCGGTATCTGCGGGCGGCGGCGCGGATCAAACCGCCGTATTTCCGCCAGGCCCGCGGAACGCTCCGCAGCCGGTAATGCTCGCGCGGCCGGATCCGCACCGGGCCGCGGTCGGTCACGATGCCGTCGGCGGTCATACGCCAGGAAACGCTGTCGCGGAACGATTGCCAGTGGGTCAGGCGGCCGATTTCCAGGCGCCGGCCGTTCCAGCTATCGGCGCCGCGGAAGACGGGCTTGCCGGCGCGGCATTCCCGATCGACCGTTGAGGCATGAACGGACGGCGCAAAAAGCAAGATGAGCGCTACCGCGCCCACAGCAGCCGGTAAATTTCGAAACAAAACGCAACATCCGGAACGTCTCCACAGCACCCGTCGGGCTTGTCCCGCCCGATCAGGCCGGCGGAAGCTAGAGCATTTGGCCACCGCTTTGAACCCGGAATCTTCGCAATGGCCCCTTAATCGATGAAATTGCGGCAAATCGCACCATTTGCGGGCGCGCGCGAATGCCGATTGGCGAAGCCCGGCCGTCGCTATATTCTGGCCGGAAAGCCGGCGGATAGACGCCGAAAATCGAGGAAGAAAATTATGCAGATTGCGACACCTTTGCGCCCATTCGGATTGCGGTTTTCGGAATGGGGACAGGCCTGTCTGAGCCTCGCCGGCATCGGTGCAATCGCACTCGCAACGCCGGCCCAGGCCCAGAGCGTCGGCATCGGCACGACCAAGGGCGGCGCCACGGCACAGGTCACGGCCGCCATTGCCAAGGTCGTTTCCGCCCATGCCGGCCTGCAGATGCGCCCGCAGCCCTACGCCAACACCTCGCAATACATCCCGGTCGTCAACAGCGGCAAATTGGAGTTCGCGGCGTCGAACATCTTCCAGCTTACCTTCGCGCTCAACGGCACCGGTATGTCGGAGGGCCGGCCGAACCCGAACCTGCGCATGGTCGCGACCCTGATGCCCTTCCGTGTCGCCTATTTCGTCAGCGAGAAATCCGGCATCGGGAGCTTCGCCGGACTCAAGGGCAAGCGTCTGCCCGGCTTCAAGCAGCGGGCTCTGGGCACCTATCTTCTGCTCGGCACGGCCGCCAACCTCAATGTCAGCACCGTCGGCTGGAATTTCGTCCAGGTGCCCAATTTCCCGCGCATGTGGGACGGCTTCAAGCGCGGCACGCTGGATGCAGCGATCGCCGCCGTGGGCTCCAAACCGACCCGGGACATGAAGGCGGCGCGCGGCGCGCTGCGCATTCTGCCGATCAACGACGACCGCGATTCGGTTGCCCGGATGCGCCGGCACCTTCCGCAGTCCTACGTCATGACGATGAAGGCCAATCCGAAGCTGCCCGGCCTGAGCGGCGACGTGAAGATCATGGCCTTCGACTACACGCTGTGGGCGCACAAGGACGTCCAGGACGATACCGTCTACCGGGTGGCGCGGACGATGCACGAGCGGGCCGACGACCTGCGCGCTGCGGCACCGCTGTGGCGCAGCTTCAAGGCGGCAGGCATGGCGAAAAAGGTCGACATCGACTATCACCCCGGCGCCATCCGCTTCTATCGCGAAAAGGGGATTTGGCGGCAGTAGGCGCCTGACAGCCGGCTGCCGCAGGACGCCGTCCGGAATCCGTTCCGGAGATGCGCCCCGGCGGCGACGCCCGGTCCCCGGATGAAGCCGCCGGCGCCGTATTGCGGGACGCGCCCGCCACCCGGCATTTCTGCGCGTTCCTGGCTGCGCTGATCACGGCCCTGGCGGTCGCCTGGGCCGCCGACCTGCCGCGCCTCGCCGGCCTGTCCTCGCTCTATACCGAGCAGATGATCGCCGTCGTCCTCGGCGCGGCGAACGCGCTGATCTTCCTGCGGCGGCCGTTCCGCCGCGGGCGCGCCCGGCCGACGGCGCCGCTCGCCGACCGGGCGATCGCCATCGCCAGCCTCGCCGCCGGCCTGTGGCTCGCCGTCCGCTTCCCGGTGCTCACCGAAGACGCATTCTATTATCCCGACGAAGTGCTGGTCATCGGCCTGGTGCTGGTGCCGCTGACCGTCGAGGCCCTGCGCCGGGCCACCGGCGTTAGCCTGCTGCTCGTGGTCGCGGTCTTCATCCTGTACGGCCTGTACGGCGATATCTTCGAGGGCAAGCTGCAGGCCCGCACCATGACCGCGGCCGAGATGGTCCGCTATGTCGGCCTCGATTCGACGGCGATGCTGGGCCGGCCGATCGTCATCGGCGTGACCATCGTCACCGTGTTCGTGCTGCTCGGCCGGTTGCTGCTGCTGTCGGGCGGTTCGGATTTCTTCACCGACATCGCCGCGGCGCTGATGGGGCGGAGCCGCGGCGGTTCGGCCAAGATCGCCGTCACCGCCTCGGCCATGTTCGGCTCGATCTCCGGCAGCGCGGTCTCCAACGTCGCCTCGACCGGAGTCATCACCATCCCGCTGATGCAGCGCGGCGGCTACAGCGCGCGCGCGGCCGGCGCCATCGAGGCCGTGGCCTCGACCGGTGGCCAGCTCACGCCGCCGATCATGGGCGCGGCGGCCTTCCTGATGGCCGAATTCCTGCAGGCGCCGTACCAGGACATCGTGCTGGCGGCGATCCTCCCCGCGCTGCTGTTCTACGTCGCCCTGTTCGTCCATACCGACCTCGAGGCGGCGCGCACCGGCGTGAAGGCGCTGGAACCGGAGCAAATCCCGCCGGCGCGCAAGGTGCTGGCCGGCGGCTGGTTCCTGATCGTGCCCTTTGCTGTGCTGATCGTCGTGCTGTTCAGCCTCAACCAGCCGGCGGAGACCGCCGCGCTGGCGGCGTGCGCCAGCCTGGCCGCGATTGCGTTGTTCGTCGGCTACGGCGCGCGCCGGCTGACTACGGCGGCGATCCTGACGGCCTTTCGCGATACCGGCTACATGGTCG is a window from the Rhodospirillaceae bacterium genome containing:
- a CDS encoding TAXI family TRAP transporter solute-binding subunit translates to MGTTKGGATAQVTAAIAKVVSAHAGLQMRPQPYANTSQYIPVVNSGKLEFAASNIFQLTFALNGTGMSEGRPNPNLRMVATLMPFRVAYFVSEKSGIGSFAGLKGKRLPGFKQRALGTYLLLGTAANLNVSTVGWNFVQVPNFPRMWDGFKRGTLDAAIAAVGSKPTRDMKAARGALRILPINDDRDSVARMRRHLPQSYVMTMKANPKLPGLSGDVKIMAFDYTLWAHKDVQDDTVYRVARTMHERADDLRAAAPLWRSFKAAGMAKKVDIDYHPGAIRFYREKGIWRQ
- a CDS encoding TRAP transporter fused permease subunit translates to MRPGGDARSPDEAAGAVLRDAPATRHFCAFLAALITALAVAWAADLPRLAGLSSLYTEQMIAVVLGAANALIFLRRPFRRGRARPTAPLADRAIAIASLAAGLWLAVRFPVLTEDAFYYPDEVLVIGLVLVPLTVEALRRATGVSLLLVVAVFILYGLYGDIFEGKLQARTMTAAEMVRYVGLDSTAMLGRPIVIGVTIVTVFVLLGRLLLLSGGSDFFTDIAAALMGRSRGGSAKIAVTASAMFGSISGSAVSNVASTGVITIPLMQRGGYSARAAGAIEAVASTGGQLTPPIMGAAAFLMAEFLQAPYQDIVLAAILPALLFYVALFVHTDLEAARTGVKALEPEQIPPARKVLAGGWFLIVPFAVLIVVLFSLNQPAETAALAACASLAAIALFVGYGARRLTTAAILTAFRDTGYMVVDIIAITAAAGIIIGILDRSGLSFGLGFVLVQFGENSLFLLLLVTAGVSILLGMGMPTTGVYFLLAALAAPPLIKLGVEPIAAHMYVLYFGMLSMITPPVAIAAFTAANLSGAGPMATALSAVRFGWPAYVVPFLFVLSPTLLMQGDAVSVLLAAATAVLGVAAVTSALAGYALKPLGPAARLAIGAAGLALLLPPEAFAEAGWINLAGAAVLALGLLLSILPRRASAS
- a CDS encoding transglycosylase SLT domain-containing protein produces the protein MGGNDLGNGGRDLCRGAALGRADADALGLGRRCECDCTDAGEAQTGLSPFRKPQSEWAQRCRNLHNFLPRFSASIRRLSGQNIATAGLRQSAFARARKWCDLPQFHRLRGHCEDSGFKAVAKCSSFRRPDRAGQARRVLWRRSGCCVLFRNLPAAVGAVALILLFAPSVHASTVDRECRAGKPVFRGADSWNGRRLEIGRLTHWQSFRDSVSWRMTADGIVTDRGPVRIRPREHYRLRSVPRAWRKYGGLIRAAARRYRVPAELFLTIIVNESALNPRAYKTYRGYVSDRKTPGRISVGLGQILIGTARFMLRDPSIDRAWLEKPANNIRMIGIYLNRQYRLTRFDPPKVAAAYNAGGLYRQNGRANRWKMRNYPVGRSVYIDLFVAVFDEAVRYLATHRHRPRESFAALFARDSIVAACAHAPGFRSSHPLARAVVRQPLAHEIGSDVVLASDGNAGRRGLRVDYLTRLSEHQRARISLQSRISGRFPDDPAFRAAPTASLRAR